A stretch of Euzebyales bacterium DNA encodes these proteins:
- a CDS encoding CDP-glycerol glycerophosphotransferase family protein, with product MDSNGARAVSEPRRGDHEADVASEPATADRSGAPKLTLVVAIYNVEPYLRQCFDSILDQRFTDIEVIAVNDASTDNSPRIVEEYAQGDDRVIPVMLERNAGLGNARNVGLERARGEYVMFIDSDDWLEGNSLEVIVRRLEKTTPDVMFFNHARAYWNGRVQRNVRQEILSEPGPTVFTLRERPDVMHLLMVAWNKAYRTAFLRDLGQRFMPGYYEDLPVTYPVLMAAERISLLDRVCYFYRQRRTGAITKTPGRRHFEVFDKYENIFAFMDAHPELDEFRPAMFERMIWHYLIILAQTGRRVRQEDRAEFFHDVAAHYARYEPPGFEPPASLEERLKYDMLKRDAYTAFQAFKTANGVRLTVRSRGRKAVARLRKFVRQSIINYRLARYRLFLREPIDENLAVFAAYWYRGYTCNPRAIYEKMRELAPHIRGVWVLQGDVTDRLPPGVPYVIEGSIEYYRVLARAKYFVNNVNFPNFMIKRRGQIHLETQHGTPLKTMGVKLREFPVAAKRMNFAKLLERADRWDYTLSMNRFSTEVWKRDFPCDYEMLEYGYPRNDWLHDPDPEEIARLRRELGIPEGRIAVLYAPTFRDYQTSFSLQLDLERLCGEISDEHVVLLRAHYFYDDEAQNDTIRRLVRTGKLIDVSHHPETAEVLLASDMLITDYSSVMFDYANLGRPIIIYAHDWDIYKVVRGVNFDLMAEPPGALATTEDELIEIFRSRSYKSADADRLLHRFRARFCMFDDGNAAERTVRRVFLGEQVPPPRPKLPEEPAHVSSVTAAGEVDTVGP from the coding sequence GTGGATTCGAACGGGGCTCGAGCAGTGTCCGAGCCGCGCCGGGGGGACCACGAAGCCGACGTCGCCTCTGAACCCGCGACCGCCGACCGGTCCGGGGCGCCGAAGCTGACCCTCGTCGTCGCCATCTACAACGTCGAGCCGTACCTGCGGCAGTGCTTCGACTCGATCCTCGACCAGCGCTTCACCGACATCGAGGTCATCGCGGTCAACGACGCGTCGACCGACAACTCGCCGCGCATCGTCGAGGAGTACGCACAGGGCGACGACCGGGTGATCCCGGTGATGCTCGAACGGAACGCGGGCCTGGGCAATGCCCGTAACGTCGGACTTGAGCGTGCCCGTGGCGAGTACGTCATGTTCATCGACAGTGACGACTGGCTCGAGGGCAACAGCCTCGAGGTCATCGTCCGGCGGCTCGAGAAGACGACGCCCGACGTCATGTTCTTCAACCACGCCCGCGCATACTGGAACGGCAGGGTCCAGCGCAACGTAAGGCAGGAGATCCTCAGCGAGCCGGGCCCGACGGTCTTCACGCTGCGCGAGCGCCCCGACGTCATGCACCTGCTGATGGTGGCGTGGAACAAGGCCTACCGCACGGCGTTCCTCCGTGACCTCGGACAACGCTTCATGCCCGGGTACTACGAAGACCTGCCGGTCACCTATCCGGTGCTCATGGCCGCCGAGCGGATCAGCCTGCTCGACCGCGTCTGCTACTTCTACCGCCAGCGCCGCACGGGTGCGATCACGAAGACGCCCGGGCGCCGCCACTTCGAGGTGTTCGACAAGTACGAGAACATCTTCGCGTTCATGGACGCGCACCCAGAGCTCGACGAGTTCCGACCCGCCATGTTCGAGCGCATGATCTGGCACTACCTCATCATCCTGGCCCAGACCGGCAGGCGGGTCCGCCAGGAGGACCGCGCGGAGTTCTTCCACGACGTCGCTGCGCACTACGCGCGGTACGAGCCACCTGGCTTCGAGCCGCCGGCGTCGCTGGAGGAGCGTCTCAAGTACGACATGCTCAAGCGCGACGCGTACACCGCCTTCCAGGCCTTCAAGACCGCGAACGGCGTGCGCCTGACGGTTCGCTCCCGCGGGCGGAAGGCCGTCGCGCGGCTGCGCAAGTTCGTCCGGCAGTCGATCATCAACTACCGCCTCGCGCGCTACCGGCTGTTCCTGCGCGAGCCGATCGACGAGAACCTCGCGGTCTTCGCCGCCTACTGGTACCGCGGCTACACCTGCAACCCGCGCGCCATCTACGAGAAGATGCGCGAGCTCGCCCCGCACATCCGCGGCGTGTGGGTCCTGCAGGGCGACGTGACCGATCGGCTGCCCCCGGGGGTGCCGTACGTCATCGAGGGATCGATCGAGTACTACCGCGTGCTCGCGCGTGCCAAGTACTTCGTCAACAACGTCAACTTCCCCAACTTCATGATCAAGCGGCGGGGGCAGATCCACCTGGAGACGCAGCACGGCACGCCCCTGAAGACCATGGGTGTCAAGCTGCGCGAGTTCCCCGTCGCAGCCAAGCGCATGAACTTCGCCAAGCTGCTCGAGCGCGCCGACCGGTGGGACTACACCCTTTCGATGAACCGCTTCTCGACCGAGGTCTGGAAGCGTGACTTCCCCTGTGACTACGAGATGCTGGAGTACGGCTACCCGCGCAACGACTGGCTGCACGATCCGGATCCGGAGGAGATCGCCCGGCTGCGCAGGGAGCTCGGCATCCCCGAGGGGCGGATCGCCGTGCTGTACGCGCCGACCTTCCGTGACTACCAGACGAGCTTCAGCCTGCAGCTCGATCTCGAGCGGCTGTGCGGCGAGATCAGCGATGAGCACGTCGTCCTCCTCCGTGCGCACTACTTCTACGACGACGAGGCGCAGAACGACACGATCCGGCGGTTGGTGCGCACCGGCAAGCTGATCGACGTCTCGCACCATCCCGAGACCGCGGAGGTCCTCCTGGCGTCGGACATGCTGATCACCGACTACTCGTCGGTCATGTTCGACTACGCCAACCTCGGCCGGCCGATCATCATCTACGCCCACGACTGGGACATCTACAAGGTCGTGCGCGGGGTCAACTTCGACCTCATGGCCGAACCGCCGGGTGCGCTGGCCACGACCGAGGACGAGCTGATCGAGATCTTCAGGTCGCGGTCCTACAAATCGGCCGACGCAGACCGCCTGCTGCACCGCTTCCGCGCGCGCTTCTGCATGTTCGACGACGGCAACGCCGCGGAGCGCACCGTGCGTCGCGTGTTCCTCGGTGAGCAGGTCCCGCCACCCCGCCCGAAGCTGCCGGAGGAGCCGGCGCACGTCTCGTCGGTGACCGCGGCGGGCGAGGTCGACACGGTCGGCCCGTAG